The window GTCCATCCGGAGTTGCGGTAGCCGGGCTCGCCGCCCGGCGCCTCGACGACTCCGTCGAGGGAGACGAACGCGGTGCTGATGAGAGTGCGCATGGTGGTCCTCGGTGTCGTTCTCGGGTGCGGTCGGGATATCCGGGCGGCGGTCAGCCGAGTACTCGTACGAGCCACCGCTGCCAGGCGTCCTCGGCTCCGTCGGTGTCCGCTCCGAACAGGTGGTGGAACATCAACGCCGTTCCGGCGCCGTGGTGGAAGGTGTAGAGGCCGTCCGCCGTGCGCAGCCCGAAGCGTTCGTCGTCGGCCCAGACCACCTCGCCGTCCAGCGGCGGCAGGCCGGCCGGCTCGGCCTGCGCCCGGGCGCCGACGGTCACCGGGGTGGGCAGCGACAGGGCGCCGGCGAGGGCCGCCCGGACGTCCTGCGCCGTCCGCCGGCCGGTCGGCGCCGCGGCGAACACCGGGACGGCCGTGCGGGCGGCGAAGTGGGTCAGGTACTGGGCCAGCGTGCCCAGGTGGAAGGGCCAGCCGCGGCGCAGCGCGTCGTACTCGTCCTGCCAGTCGTCGCCGAGGAGGCCGCTGTGGACGACGCGCAGGACGGTGGCGGCGCCGCCACGGCCTTCGATGAGGTACTCGAAGGCCATGAAGCGGCCGTCCTCGCCGGGTGACGTGCGGGTGGCCAGCCGCTTGCCGGGTTCGTAGGCGGTGACCAGGGCCTCCTCCCGGTGGCCGCCGGTCTCCATGGCCGCCGTGCCGCCCTCACGCGGTTCCACCTCGTTGCGGCCCATGAACCAGGAGTCGATCCCCGGGCCGGTGGCGATCGCCTCCCAGACCTGTTCGGGGCTCGCCGGCAGCGTGGTCTCCAGCTCGATCTCGAACGGGTGCGTCATCGTCGGTCCTCCTCCGCCGCTTCGGAGTTCGTCGCCGGGGGCGCCCCGGTGGCGCCCGGCGGCCCGGCCGGGTCGGGGATCTGGTGCAGCCCGACGACCACCCGGTGGGTCCGGCCGCCC of the Kitasatospora sp. NBC_01246 genome contains:
- a CDS encoding SRPBCC family protein, with amino-acid sequence MTHPFEIELETTLPASPEQVWEAIATGPGIDSWFMGRNEVEPREGGTAAMETGGHREEALVTAYEPGKRLATRTSPGEDGRFMAFEYLIEGRGGAATVLRVVHSGLLGDDWQDEYDALRRGWPFHLGTLAQYLTHFAARTAVPVFAAAPTGRRTAQDVRAALAGALSLPTPVTVGARAQAEPAGLPPLDGEVVWADDERFGLRTADGLYTFHHGAGTALMFHHLFGADTDGAEDAWQRWLVRVLG